A DNA window from Planctomycetaceae bacterium contains the following coding sequences:
- a CDS encoding DUF1559 domain-containing protein: MTTDEQVDPVDLKMHRRRMVIVIWMCFGACLTIAAFVPQAREQVAATHSLANLKQIGLALLNYHDIHGSYPPAYIAGDDGRPAHSWRVLILPFIDNQPLYDQYDFRYPGTTNETGR; the protein is encoded by the coding sequence ATGACCACAGACGAGCAAGTCGATCCCGTGGACCTCAAGATGCACAGACGCCGGATGGTGATCGTGATCTGGATGTGCTTCGGAGCATGCCTGACCATCGCAGCTTTTGTGCCACAGGCTCGCGAACAGGTCGCTGCGACTCACAGCCTGGCGAATCTCAAACAAATCGGACTCGCACTGTTGAACTACCATGACATCCACGGTTCTTATCCGCCTGCTTATATTGCTGGAGACGACGGACGGCCAGCTCACAGTTGGCGAGTCCTGATTCTGCCATTCATCGACAACCAGCCACTCTACGATCAGTACGACTTTCGGTACCCTGGAACGACGAACGAAACCGGCCGGTGA
- a CDS encoding PSD1 and planctomycete cytochrome C domain-containing protein has translation MPRILLRFAAVVVSLCCSPAALFANDSIDFNRDIRPILSDKCFVCHGPAEEDRKADLRLDQRASAVDTMQVIAPGKPDESTLLDRVMSKDPDLQMPPPSSDKEITAKEADLLRRWIEQGADYSAHWAFVSPARPNLPAAQDAGWVRNPIDAFVLAKLNDQQLKQSPAADRRTLIRRLSLDLLGLPPSPEEVEKFVNDSRTDAYDQLVERLLKSPHFGERWARWWLDAARYADSDGYEKDKQRDVWFYRDWVISAMNEDTPYDQFIIRQIAGDLLPNATQADHVATGFLRNSMVNEEGGADPEQFRVEGMFDRIDAIGKAILGITTQCGQCHSHKYDPLTQREYYQMFAALNDFNEATLTVYTPEARQQRQNVLNAIAAIEEEIKQKTPDWRERMSAWEKSIQDSQPEWTVITPTDIPFDGQKFRPLGDGSFVGESYAPTYTSPTFGAVAKLKGVTGIRLELLTHGQLPHNGPGRSIHGTGALTEFSVSVAPADQPDQKQTLKWVSATADVNPEKADLTAPYLQKDASKDDRITGPIEFAIDSDNKTAWTTDNGPGRRNVNRNAVFVPEHPIDIDGDAVISFTLGMNHGGWNSDDNQNNLLGRYRFSVTTSPNPTADPLFSIRAIDAFAAREGEIPAEPLEPRESLGSGGSAGASPSQSSEQQAAIFSAWRATVPEFAEYNATIEELWKQHPGGDSQLVASAMDKPRKSYVLTRGDFLKPAEAVGPGVPVFLGEMQNSPAPDRLDFARWLADRDRPTTARAIVNRIWQSYFGQGLVTTPEDLGSQSEPPSHPELLDWLAVELMDNGWSLKHIHRLIVNSAVYRQSSNVNEHLLSADPFNRWLARGARFRVNAEIVRDIALSASGLLNDRIGGPSIYPDAPEFLFQPPASYGPKNWWTSTGDDAYRRSLYVHSYRSVPYPPLQVFDAPKGDAACVRRTRSNTPLQALVVLNEPQFVECAKAMASRVLKEVRGTEEDRLQYAHKLCTSRPATDKELTILKKLLSSQRQRLDSGELNASDLIGAESASANDLAAWMIVCRAILNLDETITRQ, from the coding sequence GTGCCGCGAATTCTTCTGCGTTTCGCTGCGGTTGTTGTATCGCTCTGTTGTTCGCCTGCCGCGCTGTTCGCGAACGACTCCATTGACTTCAACCGCGATATCCGGCCGATACTTTCCGACAAGTGTTTCGTCTGCCACGGACCCGCTGAGGAAGATCGCAAGGCTGATCTGCGGCTCGACCAGCGAGCCAGCGCCGTCGATACGATGCAGGTGATTGCTCCGGGGAAACCCGATGAAAGCACGCTTCTTGATCGCGTCATGTCGAAGGATCCCGACCTGCAGATGCCTCCGCCTTCGAGCGACAAAGAGATCACCGCAAAAGAAGCCGATCTGCTGCGACGCTGGATCGAACAAGGCGCCGACTACTCCGCTCACTGGGCCTTCGTTTCACCAGCTCGGCCGAATCTGCCTGCTGCTCAAGATGCCGGCTGGGTCCGAAATCCAATCGACGCATTCGTGCTGGCGAAACTGAATGACCAGCAATTGAAACAGAGCCCGGCGGCTGACCGGCGAACGCTGATTCGCCGGCTGTCTCTCGATCTGCTGGGCCTGCCGCCGTCGCCGGAAGAAGTCGAAAAATTCGTGAACGACAGTCGCACCGACGCGTACGACCAACTCGTCGAGCGGCTGCTGAAATCGCCACACTTCGGCGAACGCTGGGCTCGCTGGTGGCTGGACGCCGCTCGCTACGCGGACTCCGACGGCTACGAAAAGGACAAACAGCGAGACGTCTGGTTCTACCGCGACTGGGTCATCAGCGCGATGAACGAGGACACGCCGTACGATCAGTTCATCATCCGGCAGATCGCCGGAGACCTGCTGCCGAATGCGACTCAGGCCGATCACGTGGCCACCGGTTTCCTGCGCAATTCGATGGTCAACGAAGAAGGCGGAGCGGACCCGGAACAGTTTCGTGTCGAAGGCATGTTTGACCGCATCGACGCCATCGGAAAAGCGATTCTGGGCATCACGACGCAGTGCGGTCAGTGCCATTCGCACAAGTACGATCCGCTGACGCAGCGTGAGTACTACCAGATGTTCGCCGCGCTGAACGACTTCAACGAAGCCACGCTGACCGTCTATACGCCCGAAGCCCGACAGCAGCGCCAGAACGTGCTGAACGCGATCGCAGCCATCGAAGAGGAAATCAAACAGAAGACCCCGGACTGGCGCGAACGAATGTCGGCCTGGGAAAAATCCATTCAGGACAGCCAGCCCGAATGGACCGTCATCACACCGACCGACATCCCGTTCGACGGCCAGAAGTTCCGACCATTGGGCGATGGGTCATTCGTCGGCGAAAGCTATGCTCCGACGTATACGTCCCCAACCTTCGGCGCGGTGGCGAAGCTGAAAGGCGTTACCGGAATTCGGCTGGAACTGCTGACTCACGGCCAGCTTCCGCACAACGGACCGGGCCGATCGATCCACGGCACAGGTGCCCTTACGGAATTTTCCGTCAGTGTCGCTCCCGCCGATCAGCCGGATCAGAAGCAAACATTGAAATGGGTGTCGGCAACCGCCGACGTCAACCCGGAAAAGGCCGACCTGACGGCTCCGTATCTGCAAAAGGATGCTTCTAAGGACGACCGCATCACCGGCCCGATCGAATTTGCGATCGACAGCGACAACAAGACCGCGTGGACCACCGACAACGGACCCGGTCGACGCAACGTCAACCGGAACGCTGTGTTCGTCCCGGAACATCCGATCGACATCGACGGAGACGCCGTTATTTCGTTCACGCTGGGCATGAACCACGGCGGCTGGAACTCCGACGACAACCAAAACAATCTGCTCGGCCGATACCGCTTCTCCGTCACCACATCGCCGAACCCGACAGCCGATCCGCTGTTTTCGATTCGCGCGATCGACGCGTTTGCCGCCAGGGAGGGCGAGATTCCCGCCGAGCCGCTGGAACCAAGGGAGTCGCTCGGCTCAGGCGGCTCAGCAGGAGCTTCGCCCTCCCAAAGCTCCGAACAGCAGGCCGCGATCTTCAGCGCGTGGCGAGCCACCGTGCCGGAATTCGCCGAATACAACGCGACGATCGAGGAACTCTGGAAGCAGCATCCGGGCGGCGATTCTCAATTGGTTGCATCCGCGATGGACAAGCCGCGGAAGTCCTACGTGCTGACTCGCGGCGACTTTCTGAAACCTGCCGAAGCCGTCGGCCCCGGGGTTCCCGTGTTTTTGGGCGAAATGCAGAATTCTCCCGCGCCGGATCGGCTGGACTTCGCTCGCTGGCTCGCGGACCGCGATCGACCCACGACCGCGCGAGCGATCGTGAATCGCATCTGGCAGTCGTACTTCGGCCAGGGCCTGGTAACCACTCCGGAAGATCTCGGTTCGCAGTCGGAACCGCCGTCGCATCCGGAACTGCTGGACTGGCTGGCCGTCGAACTGATGGACAACGGCTGGAGCCTGAAACACATTCACCGGCTGATTGTGAATTCGGCCGTTTACCGGCAATCTTCGAACGTCAACGAACACCTCTTGTCCGCCGATCCGTTCAACCGCTGGCTGGCTCGTGGTGCCCGGTTTCGAGTCAACGCGGAGATCGTCCGCGACATCGCGTTGTCCGCCAGCGGTCTGTTGAACGATCGCATCGGCGGCCCGAGCATCTACCCGGACGCTCCGGAATTTCTTTTCCAGCCGCCGGCGAGCTACGGCCCGAAGAACTGGTGGACGTCCACCGGCGATGACGCGTATCGCCGCAGTCTGTACGTGCATTCGTACCGTTCTGTCCCGTATCCGCCGCTGCAGGTCTTCGACGCGCCGAAAGGCGACGCCGCCTGCGTCCGCCGCACTCGCAGCAACACACCGCTGCAGGCTCTGGTCGTCCTGAACGAACCCCAGTTCGTCGAATGTGCAAAAGCAATGGCGTCTCGCGTTCTGAAGGAAGTTCGTGGCACCGAAGAGGACCGTCTGCAATACGCCCACAAACTCTGCACCAGCCGGCCGGCGACCGACAAAGAACTGACGATTTTGAAGAAGCTGTTGTCGAGTCAGCGGCAGCGTTTGGATTCCGGCGAACTGAATGCCTCGGACCTTATCGGCGCCGAATCAGCCAGCGCGAACGACCTCGCCGCATGGATGATCGTCTGCCGAGCGATCCTGAATCTGGATGAAACAATTACACGGCAGTGA
- a CDS encoding CHAD domain-containing protein, giving the protein MSFRIRRHETVPHAVRRIAKDQIDRAIKAIDCEGDDRVETVHQVRKHCKMIRGLIRLVRPAFQGTYRRENLWYRDTARLLSEIRNADSSLECLAELAEHHRGQAGEELLVRIRERFIELNHHACRTPFDAEQPLREFRRRMQAGRRRVTSWKIPDRGWKTISTGLRFTYQRCRVTMKSARSDASEDNLHEWRKCVKDHWYHSRILTPIWPEEMEHRCLIAGKLAEDLGRLHDLSLLRQILRQNSKHLCEAADRKPLRKLIQQRHTELCRNAFSVGRRLFGEKPKQMSKRFRVYWNAWQQEPSPEMARTDDSALLKPDVDR; this is encoded by the coding sequence ATGTCCTTCCGCATCCGCAGACACGAAACTGTGCCTCATGCCGTTCGCCGGATCGCGAAGGATCAGATCGACCGCGCCATCAAAGCAATAGACTGCGAGGGCGACGACCGCGTCGAGACGGTGCATCAGGTTCGCAAGCATTGCAAGATGATCCGCGGGCTGATCCGTCTGGTACGGCCGGCGTTTCAAGGCACCTATCGCCGTGAGAATCTCTGGTACCGGGACACCGCACGTCTGTTGTCGGAGATTCGCAATGCCGATTCATCGCTCGAATGCCTGGCGGAACTGGCCGAACATCATCGCGGTCAAGCTGGCGAAGAACTGTTGGTCAGGATTCGGGAACGATTCATCGAACTGAACCATCATGCTTGCCGAACGCCGTTTGATGCGGAACAACCGCTGCGGGAATTTCGCCGGCGCATGCAGGCCGGTCGCCGGCGCGTCACGTCATGGAAGATTCCGGATCGAGGCTGGAAGACGATTTCCACGGGCCTGCGATTCACTTACCAGCGGTGCCGCGTCACGATGAAGTCCGCCCGTTCTGACGCGTCGGAAGACAACCTGCACGAATGGAGAAAATGCGTCAAAGACCACTGGTATCATTCCCGCATTCTGACTCCGATCTGGCCGGAGGAAATGGAACATCGCTGCCTGATTGCCGGCAAGCTCGCGGAGGATCTCGGTCGACTCCATGACCTGTCGCTTCTGCGGCAAATCCTGCGGCAGAATTCGAAACACCTATGTGAAGCCGCCGATCGGAAGCCGCTGCGGAAACTCATTCAGCAACGGCACACGGAACTGTGCCGGAATGCGTTCAGCGTCGGACGGCGTCTGTTCGGCGAGAAGCCAAAACAGATGTCAAAACGATTTCGCGTCTACTGGAACGCATGGCAGCAGGAACCTTCGCCGGAAATGGCTCGGACCGACGACAGCGCACTTCTGAAGCCCGATGTCGATCGTTGA
- a CDS encoding mechanosensitive ion channel: protein MTVSDVVAFAFQAVPQAQGESGDAVTDGFLDSLWADVKDRVTPEAVLGFAQTWGPKIVAALAILLIGRWVARFVTSVAVRAARRAGTDATLLSFLSNLIYMLLLTAVCIAALGQLGVNTTSLSAVLAAAGFAVGMAMQGSLGNLAAGAMLVMFKPFKVGDYVEVSGAGGTVTEIHIFHTVLLTPNNVRVIIPNGNITGNTIQNFSAEKRRRIDLVIGCGYNDDLPAVKQFLLETITSDSRVLQDPKPVVAVSELGDSSVNFVVRPWVASADFWATKFDLTERIKLGFDERGFTIPFPSRDVFLHNSDAA, encoded by the coding sequence GTGACGGTTTCTGACGTTGTGGCGTTCGCGTTCCAGGCTGTTCCGCAGGCTCAGGGCGAATCGGGTGACGCGGTGACCGATGGTTTTCTGGATTCGCTTTGGGCCGACGTGAAGGACCGCGTTACGCCGGAAGCGGTGCTGGGTTTCGCGCAGACGTGGGGACCGAAGATCGTCGCGGCGCTGGCCATTTTGCTGATTGGCCGATGGGTCGCCAGATTCGTCACTAGCGTCGCCGTGCGGGCAGCCCGGCGCGCCGGGACGGATGCAACGCTGCTGAGTTTTCTGAGCAATCTGATTTACATGCTGCTGCTGACGGCGGTCTGCATCGCGGCACTCGGGCAACTGGGCGTCAACACGACGTCGCTGAGCGCAGTACTGGCAGCCGCCGGATTCGCCGTCGGGATGGCGATGCAGGGATCGCTTGGCAACCTTGCGGCCGGAGCGATGCTGGTGATGTTCAAGCCGTTCAAGGTCGGTGACTATGTTGAGGTCTCCGGTGCCGGCGGGACGGTGACGGAAATTCACATCTTTCACACCGTCCTGCTGACTCCCAACAATGTTCGAGTCATCATTCCGAACGGCAATATCACGGGCAACACGATTCAGAATTTCTCGGCCGAAAAACGACGCCGCATCGATCTGGTGATCGGCTGCGGTTACAACGACGACCTGCCGGCCGTGAAACAGTTTCTGCTGGAAACAATCACGTCAGATTCGCGAGTCCTGCAGGACCCAAAACCGGTGGTAGCTGTGTCGGAACTCGGCGACAGCAGCGTCAATTTCGTCGTGCGTCCGTGGGTGGCCAGCGCGGATTTCTGGGCCACGAAATTCGACCTGACGGAACGCATCAAGCTGGGCTTTGACGAACGAGGATTCACGATCCCGTTCCCGTCACGCGACGTCTTTCTGCACAATTCGGACGCCGCCTGA